One Bradyrhizobium sp. ISRA464 genomic window carries:
- a CDS encoding MBL fold metallo-hydrolase — protein sequence MRIHHLNTGTMCPIGQRLVNGTGGLFRRGRMVCHCLLVESNDGLVLVDTGIGLDDIADPSRLGRKWVRQTTPRLDPAETAVRQIKALGFSPNDVRHLLLTHLDRDHAGGVADFPKAKVHVHRKEYEMAVTRQIAPPPGRYVTAQWRHEPDWALHDEGGENWFGFAGVRALGDREPDILLIPLPGHTLGHCAIAVRDGGRWLLHAGDAYFHHAQLDARPRIPLVLGMFQRRVDMDRAARIHNQERLRALKAAHGDTVTIINSHDPVDYEACRCGRHTAPAAAA from the coding sequence ATGCGCATCCATCATCTCAACACCGGCACCATGTGTCCGATCGGACAGCGGCTTGTGAACGGCACCGGCGGCTTGTTCCGGCGCGGGCGGATGGTCTGTCACTGCCTGCTCGTCGAGAGCAATGACGGCCTTGTACTGGTCGACACCGGCATAGGGCTTGACGATATCGCCGACCCGTCGCGGCTCGGCCGCAAATGGGTCAGGCAGACCACGCCGCGGCTCGACCCGGCGGAGACCGCGGTGCGGCAGATCAAGGCGCTCGGCTTCTCTCCGAACGACGTGCGGCATCTCCTGCTGACGCATCTCGATCGCGATCATGCTGGGGGCGTGGCGGACTTTCCGAAGGCCAAGGTCCACGTCCATCGCAAGGAGTACGAGATGGCGGTGACGCGGCAGATTGCGCCGCCGCCCGGTCGCTACGTCACGGCGCAGTGGCGGCACGAGCCGGACTGGGCGCTCCATGACGAAGGTGGAGAGAACTGGTTCGGCTTTGCGGGCGTGCGCGCGCTCGGCGACCGCGAGCCCGATATTCTTCTAATCCCGCTGCCGGGCCACACGCTCGGCCACTGCGCGATCGCGGTGCGCGATGGGGGCAGGTGGCTGCTGCACGCCGGCGATGCCTATTTCCATCACGCGCAGCTCGACGCCAGGCCGAGGATTCCGCTCGTGCTCGGCATGTTCCAGCGCCGCGTCGACATGGATCGCGCGGCGCGCATCCACAACCAGGAGCGGCTGCGGGCGCTGAAGGCGGCCCATGGCGACACCGTCACCATCATCAACAGCCACGACCCCGTCGACTACGAGGCCTGCCGCTGCGGCCGGCATACGGCGCCAGCCGCCGCGGCCTAG
- a CDS encoding LysR family transcriptional regulator: MDIRELRYFAAVYRERNLTAAAKRCFISQPSISAAITNLEAELGTTLFIRHKKGMAPTESAAQFHAVARRIIDEADAARNLFRKPATRQALTLGLLRTLDQTRTIALLKPLTGNTDLALRLVGANEKADARIVAKSMIDAGEHFIPLWSERYVAALPPSHPLTLKETLRTADFAGVPMIDRCHCEQQEFFKRASPPRAPVAIAESEDWAMALVAAGVGVAIVPEGVARGNPDVAVRAIEIDVTRQVGLAYPAVRPPSDALKEFIATLPRQQAKGGRARPKERKPSPSTPRRGR, encoded by the coding sequence ATGGATATCCGCGAGCTGCGCTACTTCGCGGCGGTCTACCGCGAGCGCAACCTCACCGCCGCGGCAAAGCGCTGCTTCATCTCGCAGCCGTCGATCTCGGCGGCGATCACCAATCTCGAGGCCGAGCTCGGCACCACGCTGTTCATCCGGCACAAGAAGGGCATGGCGCCGACGGAATCCGCTGCGCAATTCCATGCCGTCGCCCGCAGGATCATCGACGAGGCGGACGCGGCGCGAAACCTGTTTCGCAAGCCGGCGACGCGGCAGGCGCTGACGCTCGGGCTGTTGCGGACGCTCGATCAGACGCGCACGATTGCGCTGCTGAAGCCGCTGACCGGCAACACCGATCTCGCGCTGCGCCTGGTCGGCGCCAACGAGAAGGCCGACGCACGGATCGTCGCGAAGTCCATGATCGACGCCGGCGAGCACTTCATCCCGCTCTGGAGCGAGCGCTACGTCGCGGCGCTGCCGCCATCGCATCCGCTCACCTTGAAGGAGACGCTGCGGACCGCCGATTTCGCCGGCGTCCCGATGATCGATCGCTGCCATTGCGAGCAGCAGGAATTCTTCAAGCGCGCCTCGCCGCCGCGCGCCCCAGTGGCGATCGCCGAATCGGAGGATTGGGCGATGGCGCTGGTTGCCGCCGGCGTCGGCGTTGCGATCGTCCCCGAAGGAGTGGCGCGCGGCAATCCCGACGTCGCAGTGCGCGCGATCGAGATCGACGTGACGCGGCAGGTCGGGCTCGCCTATCCCGCAGTCCGTCCGCCGTCCGATGCGCTGAAGGAGTTCATTGCGACACTGCCGCGGCAGCAGGCCAAGGGCGGCCGCGCAAGACCAAAGGAAAGGAAGCCTAGCCCTTCGACACCACGGCGCGGCCGATGA
- a CDS encoding DUF2336 domain-containing protein, producing the protein MTLSRREGVDIRPTLLRVLTDLYVQASAHSTDEEQQFVELTSRLIDEVDDATRAAVRARLAIYPATPARILDKLGLRCADAGQPIAAASPIPAPAPSAPAVRVPTEAELRMAASLSMRPNDAAEISDVFFAAGAGERARILHNLQDTPLKAAARIPADRAARAIHILEMAAFAEDVENFTLELGEALILSSRIAAQVVNDPGGEPLACAMRALDVSSAAFQRILMFLNPEAGSSVNYVYRLSRLYDRLSERSALVMLAAWRGSTMAVVRAKYRSSLYDDEPHRARPASSLTRPTVQPGSAPAIRNHKSGS; encoded by the coding sequence ATGACGCTCTCCCGACGCGAGGGTGTCGACATCCGCCCCACCCTGCTGCGCGTCTTGACTGACCTCTATGTACAGGCAAGCGCCCACTCCACCGACGAAGAGCAGCAATTCGTCGAGCTGACGTCGCGCCTGATCGACGAGGTCGACGACGCGACCCGCGCTGCCGTCCGCGCCCGCCTTGCGATCTATCCGGCAACGCCCGCCAGGATCCTCGACAAGCTCGGGCTGCGGTGCGCCGATGCTGGCCAGCCGATCGCGGCTGCGTCTCCCATTCCCGCTCCCGCGCCGTCGGCGCCAGCGGTCAGGGTCCCGACCGAAGCCGAGTTGCGGATGGCTGCGAGCCTGTCGATGCGGCCGAACGATGCGGCCGAAATCTCCGACGTGTTCTTTGCCGCCGGTGCCGGCGAGCGCGCGCGGATCCTGCATAATCTGCAGGACACGCCGCTGAAGGCCGCCGCGCGAATTCCGGCCGACCGCGCCGCGCGCGCGATCCACATCCTGGAGATGGCGGCGTTCGCCGAGGACGTCGAGAACTTCACGCTGGAACTCGGAGAAGCGTTGATCCTGTCATCGCGGATCGCCGCGCAAGTGGTGAACGATCCTGGCGGCGAGCCGCTCGCCTGCGCGATGCGGGCGCTCGACGTGTCGAGCGCGGCGTTTCAGCGGATCCTGATGTTCCTCAACCCGGAAGCGGGCTCATCGGTCAACTATGTCTACCGCCTCTCGCGGCTCTACGATCGGCTGAGCGAACGTTCCGCACTCGTGATGCTGGCGGCGTGGCGCGGCTCGACCATGGCGGTGGTCCGCGCCAAGTATCGCTCCTCGCTCTATGACGATGAGCCTCATCGCGCGCGTCCGGCGTCGTCGCTGACGCGGCCGACCGTGCAGCCCGGCAGTGCGCCGGCCATTCGCAACCACAAATCCGGAAGCTAG
- a CDS encoding DUF1491 family protein — protein MRLKTSIWVAAYLRRCQTEGVFGAIRKKGAEEAGAVFVKVALMDGNAMLYAPAPQTVYDDSRPVERLFVPIAPEPLPEPSVEQRLVKEVRFDPDAWIVETEDRTGRHFLDLAKS, from the coding sequence ATGCGATTGAAAACCAGCATATGGGTGGCCGCCTATCTGCGCCGCTGCCAGACTGAGGGCGTGTTCGGCGCGATCCGCAAGAAGGGTGCCGAGGAGGCCGGTGCCGTCTTCGTCAAGGTGGCGCTGATGGATGGCAACGCAATGCTGTATGCGCCGGCGCCGCAGACGGTTTATGACGACAGCCGCCCGGTCGAACGCTTGTTTGTTCCGATCGCGCCGGAGCCGTTGCCCGAGCCGTCGGTCGAGCAACGATTGGTCAAGGAGGTCCGCTTCGACCCCGACGCCTGGATCGTCGAGACCGAGGACCGCACCGGGCGGCATTTTCTCGACCTCGCGAAAAGCTAG
- a CDS encoding peptidoglycan-binding protein, which yields MPRKTLDDDEAPRRRRGAKAMAIEAEEERGLFLRVLLYSPKDMVAGVLAAAVIVAILINALFLQAGRHPSPMFGGSVVTLPPPAPVAAVTSPLPRPRPAEAAARSVEPAAVETPRPVEVKPVETKPAETRAAEAKSAEAKPAEAKASDPMTNLVMKSTAAPPAAAPSNVIRPPAPIPTPHLSPAGRRIAAVQRALTEYGYGQLKPTGTIGADTQTAIAKFERARKLPVTGQMSDRLVHELTAMIGHPIE from the coding sequence GTGCCTAGAAAGACTTTGGACGATGATGAGGCGCCGCGCCGTCGCCGCGGCGCGAAGGCAATGGCGATCGAGGCCGAGGAAGAACGCGGCCTCTTCCTGCGCGTGCTGCTCTACAGTCCGAAGGACATGGTCGCGGGCGTGCTGGCAGCGGCTGTCATCGTTGCGATCCTGATCAATGCCTTGTTCCTGCAGGCTGGCCGTCATCCGTCGCCGATGTTTGGCGGCTCGGTCGTGACGCTTCCGCCGCCGGCGCCGGTCGCCGCCGTTACCAGCCCGTTGCCGCGTCCGCGCCCGGCTGAAGCCGCAGCGCGGTCGGTCGAGCCCGCTGCCGTGGAGACGCCGAGGCCGGTCGAGGTGAAGCCGGTGGAGACGAAGCCGGCTGAAACCAGGGCCGCCGAGGCAAAATCTGCTGAAGCCAAGCCGGCCGAGGCGAAGGCGTCCGACCCCATGACCAATCTGGTGATGAAGTCGACCGCTGCGCCGCCGGCCGCCGCGCCGTCCAACGTCATTCGTCCGCCGGCACCGATCCCGACCCCGCATCTGAGCCCGGCCGGAAGACGCATCGCCGCGGTCCAGCGTGCGCTGACCGAATATGGCTATGGTCAGCTCAAGCCGACCGGCACGATCGGCGCGGATACGCAGACCGCGATCGCGAAGTTCGAGCGGGCGCGGAAGCTCCCGGTGACCGGACAGATGTCCGATCGCCTGGTTCACGAACTCACCGCGATGATAGGCCACCCGATCGAGTGA
- a CDS encoding PAS domain-containing sensor histidine kinase, with translation MSVVSLIRDCLDALLHPSAQYDALTRARHRAFMAPRLLGSLAALASFPAFLAMRGAPTAIEVAAFAWLIAPILLSWFLSRTGRYEGAHVLSSLALAGLVMMIAATTGGITSFAAVWLIVIPIEAALSASRRVVAFAFALAMTCAALLSALGYYHVLPAADAAIAASSMLGGFGVVSAIFYAAGLAFGAESLARTTVSLLYVEEERYRLLAHNISDVLSRHSRNGAVRFISPAAEIMLGVQAPRLLGHGLFDRVHVADRPAYLTALSDAARGGEPRSVEFRLRRDAARGQAVAADFIWVEMRCRPLDQTSGEAEVVAVIRDVTDRKVQEQALELARNAAEQADASKTRFLATMSHELRTPLNAIIGFSEMIAQEEALGLDAVRRKEYAQLIHDSGQHLLSVVNGILDMSKMESGNFEISPEPFAPRPALVNCCNLVALKARENGVDLVTRVPDDLPVMNGDPRAFKQIVLNLVSNAIKFTERGGRVTVSAAVEGSRLQLRVSDTGVGIAADDLKRIGDPFFQAGKTYQRRHEGTGLGLSIVKGLVSLHHGELSVESKVGEGTTVSIALPLAFTLPVAAEPSSNVSPLKPALRSGLQEQAHQVKKSA, from the coding sequence GTGAGTGTTGTGAGTCTAATTCGCGATTGCCTCGATGCGCTGCTGCATCCGTCGGCGCAATATGATGCGCTGACGCGTGCGCGCCATCGCGCCTTCATGGCGCCGCGGCTGCTCGGCAGCCTGGCTGCGCTCGCGTCCTTCCCGGCCTTCCTTGCGATGCGCGGTGCGCCTACGGCGATCGAGGTCGCGGCCTTCGCCTGGCTAATCGCGCCGATCCTGCTGTCATGGTTCTTGTCGCGCACCGGCCGCTACGAGGGCGCGCATGTGCTGTCGTCGCTGGCGCTCGCCGGTCTCGTGATGATGATCGCGGCGACCACCGGTGGAATTACGTCCTTCGCCGCCGTATGGCTCATCGTCATTCCGATCGAGGCGGCGCTGTCGGCGTCGCGGCGCGTGGTGGCCTTTGCATTCGCGCTGGCGATGACCTGCGCGGCGTTGCTGAGCGCGCTCGGATATTATCACGTGCTGCCGGCTGCTGACGCCGCGATCGCGGCGAGCAGCATGTTGGGCGGCTTCGGCGTCGTGTCGGCGATATTCTATGCAGCCGGGCTCGCCTTTGGCGCCGAGTCGCTGGCGCGCACCACCGTGTCGCTGCTCTACGTCGAGGAAGAGCGCTATCGGCTGCTCGCGCACAACATCAGCGATGTGTTGTCGCGGCACAGCCGCAACGGTGCGGTGCGTTTCATTTCGCCCGCGGCCGAGATCATGCTCGGCGTTCAGGCACCGCGGCTGTTGGGCCACGGCCTGTTCGACCGCGTTCATGTAGCGGACCGCCCGGCCTATCTCACCGCGCTCTCGGATGCCGCGCGCGGCGGCGAGCCGCGCAGCGTCGAGTTCCGCCTGCGCCGCGACGCGGCGCGGGGCCAGGCCGTCGCGGCCGACTTCATCTGGGTGGAGATGCGCTGCCGTCCGCTCGATCAGACCTCCGGCGAAGCTGAGGTCGTCGCCGTGATCCGTGACGTCACTGATCGCAAGGTGCAGGAGCAAGCCCTGGAGCTGGCACGCAACGCTGCGGAGCAGGCGGATGCTTCGAAGACGCGCTTCCTCGCGACCATGAGCCACGAACTGCGGACGCCGCTCAACGCCATCATCGGCTTCTCCGAGATGATCGCGCAGGAGGAGGCCCTGGGCCTCGATGCCGTGCGCCGCAAGGAGTACGCGCAGCTTATCCACGACTCCGGCCAGCATCTGCTGTCCGTCGTCAACGGCATCCTCGACATGTCGAAGATGGAGTCCGGCAATTTCGAGATTTCTCCCGAGCCGTTTGCCCCGCGGCCGGCGCTGGTCAATTGCTGCAACCTGGTGGCGCTGAAGGCGCGCGAGAACGGCGTCGATCTCGTGACCCGCGTTCCCGATGATTTGCCGGTCATGAATGGCGACCCGCGCGCGTTCAAGCAGATCGTGCTCAATCTCGTCTCCAACGCCATCAAGTTTACCGAACGCGGTGGCAGGGTGACGGTATCGGCTGCGGTCGAAGGATCGCGGCTGCAGCTGCGTGTCTCGGACACCGGCGTCGGCATTGCCGCCGATGACCTCAAGCGGATCGGCGACCCATTCTTCCAGGCCGGCAAGACCTATCAGCGTCGGCACGAAGGCACGGGCCTTGGCCTCTCGATCGTGAAGGGACTGGTCAGCCTCCATCACGGCGAGCTGAGCGTGGAAAGCAAGGTCGGCGAGGGCACCACGGTGTCGATCGCGCTGCCGCTCGCGTTCACGCTGCCGGTAGCGGCCGAACCGTCCAGCAATGTCTCGCCGCTGAAGCCCGCGCTGCGGTCCGGATTACAAGAGCAAGCCCATCAGGTGAAGAAAAGTGCCTAG
- a CDS encoding DUF5330 domain-containing protein, with protein sequence MFFLLRLAFWLGLVLVLLPRDKTPESDKVPQISASDAVSAATATISDMGQFCKRQPAACEVGGQAATAIGQRATDGARKLYQIITEKKAPDHTDSIGGDDLDAASAMAASGDTLTADDQAIEFHPPPTP encoded by the coding sequence ATGTTTTTCCTGTTGCGCTTGGCATTCTGGCTCGGGCTGGTGCTCGTGCTGCTACCGAGGGACAAAACACCTGAATCGGACAAGGTGCCGCAGATCAGCGCATCGGACGCGGTCTCGGCTGCGACCGCGACGATTAGCGACATGGGTCAGTTCTGCAAGCGCCAACCCGCTGCCTGCGAGGTCGGTGGCCAGGCCGCGACCGCGATCGGCCAGCGCGCAACCGACGGCGCGCGCAAGCTCTACCAGATCATCACCGAAAAGAAGGCCCCCGATCACACGGACTCGATCGGCGGAGACGATTTGGACGCTGCGTCGGCCATGGCCGCATCCGGCGACACCCTGACGGCGGACGATCAGGCGATCGAATTCCACCCGCCGCCGACGCCGTAA
- a CDS encoding SufE family protein, which translates to MTTIDEIRDNFSLLDEWDDRYRYVIELGRALKPLSEAEHSAENKVQGCVSQVWLSKRIERDADGEPRLIYLGDSDAHIVRGLVAIVLTLFSGHTPKDILATDALALFDEFGFRDHLTPQRSNGLRSMVERIRNDAREALASAA; encoded by the coding sequence ATGACGACGATCGACGAAATCAGGGACAATTTTTCGCTGCTCGACGAGTGGGACGACCGTTACCGCTACGTCATCGAGCTCGGCCGCGCGCTCAAGCCCCTGTCGGAGGCAGAGCACTCGGCCGAGAACAAGGTGCAGGGCTGCGTCAGCCAGGTCTGGCTGTCGAAGCGGATCGAGCGCGACGCCGATGGCGAACCGCGGCTGATCTATCTCGGCGACAGCGACGCCCATATCGTGCGCGGCCTGGTCGCGATCGTGCTGACCCTGTTTTCCGGTCACACGCCGAAGGACATCCTGGCCACCGATGCGCTCGCGCTGTTCGACGAGTTCGGCTTCCGCGACCACCTGACGCCGCAGCGCTCCAACGGCTTGCGGTCGATGGTCGAGCGCATCCGCAACGATGCGCGCGAGGCACTGGCGTCCGCCGCGTAA
- a CDS encoding MucR family transcriptional regulator, translating to MSDTSGKSPVELTANIVSAYLSNNPTPASDIPNLISQVHAALLRVSTGRNDAPLEPAKPAVSMKKSITPEYLVCLEDGKRFKSLKRHLRTQYNMTPEQYRDKWGLPADYPMVAPNYAVARSQLAKKMGLGQQARKRK from the coding sequence ATGTCTGATACGTCGGGCAAGAGTCCGGTCGAACTGACGGCCAATATCGTGTCGGCCTATCTCAGCAACAATCCGACCCCGGCCTCGGATATTCCTAACCTCATCAGCCAGGTCCACGCCGCGCTGCTGCGCGTCTCGACCGGACGCAACGATGCGCCGCTCGAGCCGGCCAAACCTGCGGTGTCGATGAAGAAGTCGATCACGCCCGAATATCTGGTGTGCCTTGAAGATGGCAAGCGCTTCAAGTCGCTCAAGCGCCATCTGCGTACGCAGTACAACATGACGCCGGAGCAGTATCGCGACAAATGGGGGCTGCCGGCCGACTACCCGATGGTGGCGCCGAACTACGCGGTGGCGCGTTCGCAGCTCGCCAAGAAGATGGGGCTGGGCCAGCAGGCGCGAAAGCGAAAGTAG
- a CDS encoding DUF308 domain-containing protein yields the protein MMVALWVVGAGLVLAGLAAIGLGIPYKEFSVGSTLIMAGVTGVCTGAIVLAIAVAVRELQNIARRLGTVAAGAPELPLPAPAISPRSPGEIPFPSQRDPHAVAPPPLAPSSPASSARPPWHEEIASRGSPGEVPSPAPAGAAPDAPPAPPKRRNLLFSSTSRKERERTQTRTAEPLPPDLLAPELRPNPAEAGESSPATFDDAWPKAERPRSVDVAPRRGARTPSTFGEAQAAPPSAAPPSPGHPPAPQEQPPVTVLKSGVVDGMAYSLYSDGSIEAQMPEGMMRFASIDELRSHLEQRP from the coding sequence ATGATGGTTGCTCTGTGGGTCGTCGGCGCGGGCTTGGTGTTGGCAGGCTTGGCGGCGATCGGCTTGGGAATTCCCTACAAGGAATTCAGTGTCGGCAGCACGTTGATCATGGCCGGCGTGACCGGAGTGTGCACCGGCGCCATCGTGCTGGCGATCGCCGTGGCCGTCCGGGAACTCCAGAACATCGCCCGGCGGCTTGGTACCGTTGCAGCGGGTGCGCCCGAGCTCCCATTGCCGGCGCCTGCAATTTCCCCGCGCAGCCCTGGTGAGATCCCTTTCCCGTCCCAGCGGGACCCCCACGCCGTGGCGCCTCCGCCGCTGGCGCCGTCATCGCCGGCTTCGTCCGCCCGGCCGCCGTGGCACGAAGAGATCGCCTCGCGCGGGTCCCCTGGCGAGGTGCCATCGCCCGCGCCTGCCGGCGCGGCTCCAGACGCCCCTCCGGCGCCGCCTAAACGGCGCAACCTGCTGTTTTCCTCGACCTCGCGGAAGGAGCGCGAGCGTACTCAGACCCGGACCGCAGAACCGCTGCCTCCGGACCTGTTGGCGCCGGAGCTTCGCCCGAATCCGGCTGAGGCCGGCGAGTCCTCACCCGCCACCTTCGACGATGCCTGGCCGAAAGCGGAGCGACCGCGGTCGGTCGATGTTGCTCCGCGGCGGGGCGCCCGCACGCCCTCGACTTTCGGAGAGGCCCAGGCCGCCCCGCCATCGGCTGCCCCGCCATCGCCCGGCCACCCGCCGGCGCCCCAGGAGCAGCCCCCGGTGACGGTGCTCAAGTCCGGTGTCGTGGACGGTATGGCCTATTCGCTTTATTCGGACGGATCGATCGAAGCGCAGATGCCCGAGGGCATGATGCGGTTTGCCTCGATCGACGAACTCCGGTCGCACCTGGAGCAGCGGCCTTGA
- a CDS encoding glycosyltransferase family 39 protein has product MSSITTSAIDTPARRSVEKTCDDLAILVLGVVAVVAGLTFRDYGLGWDDYTHAEYADLLLRMYRSGFKDTSALSFANLYMYGGGFDMAAALLHKVIPLELFETRRLLGAIVGVIGLAVTWRLARRVGGPLAGLAALLLLALCPTFYGHMFMNPKDAPFAVAMVFLIMGLVRLAEEYPAPSPRTILIVGFGAGLSLGCRVLGGLALIYAAIGFIPLWIDEYRSQGPREAVRRFAHVVYVLLPGLVFGYLVMGLIWPWSIMEPGHPLEAVTYFSHFFEKPWKEMFDGALVSVPDMPWSYLPTLFALQLPEVLLVLLIAAVVITFMSLSRKEVPARRKTIMLMLMLAAMLPLVIAMVKRPALYNGIRHFIFVIPPMTVLAGVAFARGIDWLGEKRRAWQPAALAVFAFGLLLPLSEMIRLHPYQYTHFNHIAGTVRTADNYFMLDYWGLALKQASDGLREQLAERQEVPPQDRKWKVAVCGPQRPAQVALGPDFTIGWDSKGADFAMTLGEFYCKGLAAPVLVEIKRDDVVFARVYDIRGRSISSLLTIPAP; this is encoded by the coding sequence ATGTCATCCATCACGACGTCTGCCATCGATACGCCGGCGCGGCGCTCGGTGGAAAAGACCTGCGACGATCTCGCCATCCTGGTCCTCGGCGTGGTCGCCGTCGTCGCTGGTCTCACCTTTCGCGATTACGGACTGGGCTGGGACGACTACACCCACGCCGAATACGCCGATCTCCTGCTGCGCATGTACCGTTCCGGCTTCAAGGACACCAGCGCGCTGTCCTTTGCCAACCTCTACATGTATGGCGGCGGCTTCGACATGGCGGCGGCATTGCTGCACAAGGTCATTCCGCTGGAGCTGTTCGAGACGCGCCGGCTGCTCGGCGCCATCGTCGGCGTGATCGGGCTTGCGGTCACCTGGCGGCTGGCACGGCGCGTCGGCGGTCCGCTGGCCGGGCTGGCGGCGCTCCTGCTGCTGGCGCTGTGTCCGACCTTCTACGGCCACATGTTCATGAACCCGAAGGATGCGCCGTTTGCCGTGGCAATGGTGTTCCTGATCATGGGCCTCGTTCGTCTCGCGGAAGAATATCCGGCGCCCTCGCCGCGCACGATCCTGATCGTCGGCTTCGGCGCCGGCCTGTCGCTCGGATGCCGGGTGCTCGGCGGCCTCGCGCTGATCTACGCGGCGATCGGATTCATCCCGCTCTGGATCGATGAGTACCGCAGCCAAGGCCCGCGGGAGGCCGTCCGGCGCTTCGCGCATGTGGTCTACGTGCTGCTGCCGGGGCTCGTGTTCGGCTATCTCGTGATGGGCCTGATCTGGCCCTGGTCGATCATGGAGCCCGGACATCCGCTGGAAGCGGTGACCTACTTCTCGCACTTCTTCGAGAAGCCCTGGAAGGAGATGTTCGACGGCGCACTGGTGTCGGTGCCGGACATGCCGTGGTCCTATCTGCCGACCCTGTTCGCGCTGCAGCTTCCGGAGGTGCTGCTGGTGCTGCTGATCGCGGCCGTCGTCATCACCTTCATGTCGCTGTCGCGCAAGGAGGTGCCGGCGCGGCGCAAGACCATCATGCTGATGCTGATGCTGGCGGCGATGCTGCCGCTGGTCATCGCGATGGTGAAGCGGCCGGCGCTCTACAACGGCATCCGTCATTTCATCTTCGTGATCCCGCCGATGACCGTGCTGGCCGGCGTCGCATTCGCCCGCGGCATCGATTGGCTCGGCGAGAAGCGCCGCGCTTGGCAGCCAGCCGCACTCGCGGTGTTCGCGTTCGGCCTGCTGCTGCCGCTCAGCGAAATGATCCGCCTGCACCCGTATCAGTACACGCACTTCAACCACATTGCCGGCACGGTGCGGACCGCCGACAACTACTTCATGCTGGACTATTGGGGTCTGGCGCTGAAGCAGGCGTCCGACGGGCTGCGCGAGCAGTTGGCCGAGCGGCAAGAAGTCCCGCCGCAGGACCGCAAGTGGAAAGTCGCGGTCTGCGGTCCGCAACGTCCGGCCCAGGTCGCGCTCGGTCCCGACTTCACGATCGGCTGGGACAGCAAGGGCGCCGACTTCGCGATGACGCTCGGCGAGTTCTACTGCAAGGGCCTGGCCGCGCCCGTGCTGGTCGAGATCAAGCGCGACGACGTGGTGTTCGCCCGCGTCTACGATATCCGCGGCCGCAGCATTTCGAGCCTGCTCACGATCCCGGCTCCTTAA
- a CDS encoding class II aldolase/adducin family protein, whose translation MSPAEARLKEVPSDISAAEWEQRVNLAACYRLVALYGWDDLVDTHISARVPGPEHHFLINPYGLMFDEITASSLVKVDLDGNQLSKSDYSINPAGFTIHSAIHEVREDAGCVLHLHTIDGTAVSSSPDGLLPLNQTAQLVTHDLAYHDYEGIALDHDERPRLQRDLGHKNHMLLRNHGTLTVGRSVAAAFERMYHLERACSMQVATRALGPIAYPVEQQAIDKNTELLSNPDRAELRSTQLVWPPLLRRLDRVNPGYRS comes from the coding sequence ATGTCGCCAGCGGAAGCGCGCCTGAAGGAAGTGCCGTCGGATATCAGCGCGGCGGAGTGGGAGCAGCGGGTCAACCTCGCCGCCTGCTACCGGCTGGTTGCCCTCTATGGCTGGGACGATCTGGTCGACACCCACATTTCCGCACGAGTGCCGGGACCGGAGCATCACTTCCTGATCAATCCCTACGGCCTGATGTTCGATGAAATCACCGCGTCGAGCCTGGTCAAGGTCGATCTCGACGGCAATCAGCTCTCCAAGAGCGACTACAGCATCAACCCGGCCGGCTTCACCATCCATTCGGCGATCCACGAGGTGCGCGAGGACGCCGGCTGCGTGCTCCATCTGCACACGATCGACGGCACCGCGGTGTCGAGCAGCCCCGACGGACTGCTGCCGCTGAACCAGACGGCGCAGCTCGTCACCCACGACCTCGCCTATCACGACTATGAAGGCATCGCGCTCGATCATGACGAGCGCCCGCGCCTGCAGCGCGACCTCGGCCACAAGAACCACATGCTGCTGCGCAATCACGGCACGCTGACGGTCGGCCGCTCGGTCGCCGCGGCGTTCGAGCGCATGTACCATCTGGAGCGGGCCTGCTCGATGCAGGTGGCGACCCGCGCGCTCGGCCCGATCGCCTATCCGGTCGAGCAGCAGGCGATCGACAAGAACACCGAGCTGCTGTCCAATCCCGACCGCGCCGAGCTGCGTTCGACCCAGCTGGTGTGGCCGCCGCTGTTGCGCAGGCTCGACCGGGTCAATCCCGGCTACCGCAGTTGA